Proteins found in one Panicum hallii strain FIL2 chromosome 4, PHallii_v3.1, whole genome shotgun sequence genomic segment:
- the LOC112889160 gene encoding ethylene-responsive transcription factor ERF055-like has translation MDGVQRDFCQLVRWAAAAARAEREAAGLPPHPENPGYRGVRRHYGKWGAEIRDPLDSERAWLGTYATAVEAAYAYDIAARVVQGNKARPNFSMAPPVPGDDEDAADDIVHAYFAEVRHARLSRAERRAQAAAEAAAARAAAASAPAPGATEGEHLPPRTGDASNAGTDHE, from the coding sequence atggACGGGGTCCAAAGGGACTTCTGCCAGCTCGtcaggtgggcggcggcggcggcgagggccgagcgggaggcggcggggctGCCGCCGCATCCCGAGAACCCGGGCTACCGCGGAGTGAGGCGGCACTACGGGAAGTGGGGGGCGGAGATCCGCGACCCGCTGGACAGCGAGCGCGCCTGGCTCGGGACGTACGCGACCGCCGTGGAGGCGGCGTACGCGTACGACATCGCCGCGAGGGTCGTGCAGGGGAACAAGGCCCGGCCCAACTTCTCCATGGCCCCGCCGGTGCCGGGGGACGACGAGGACGCCGCCGACGACATCGTGCACGCGTACTTCGCGGAGGTGAGGCACGCGCGCCTGTCTCGCGCGGAGAGGCGCGCCCAGGCGGCCGCTGAAGCagcagcggcgagggcggccgcTGCATCGGCTCCGGCACCCGGGGCAACTGAAGGAGAACACCTGCCACCTCGTACCGGCGATGCAAGCAACG
- the LOC112889161 gene encoding ethylene-responsive transcription factor ABI4-like: MKSGGVVELARQAAAAARDERRARAAALLPARRYRGVQRRGNRYVAIVWNSARKQPMWLGSYATPLEAAYAYDAAARRVHGRWARPNFPDPAALATAVAALEDLVRAGRAQEPAARQQQPAPRAQVPFSHWAAPAPAAAAQPQRQQRAPPAAFAYQRAATPYSPYSYRPGYSPAAAIYAAAYGAAYFEMTLLPGAYVAPELNRPASSALSSAGPVGASLSLSAAAPERLIEPDQAVVGDNFTDDGAPSSAARAFFW; the protein is encoded by the coding sequence ATGAAGAGCGGCGGCGTCGTCGAGCTGGCGAGgcaggcggcggccgccgcgcgggacgagcggcgcgcgcgcgcggccgctcTGCTGCCGGCGCGGAGGTACCGCGGCGTGCAGAGGCGCGGCAACAGGTACGTCGCCATAGTTTGGAACTCCGCGAGGAAGCAGCCGATGTGGCTCGGGTCGTACGCGACGCCCTTGGAGGCCGCGTACGCCTACGACGCCGCCGCTCGGCGCGTGCATGGGCGCTGGGCCAGGCCCAACTTCCCGGACCCTGCGGCGCTGGCGACGGCGGTCGCGGCGCTCGAGGATCTCGTGCGGGCGGGGCGCGCTCAGGAGCCTGCCGCGCGCCAGCAGCAGCCGGCGCCCCGTGCTCAGGTGCCCTTTTCCCACTGGGCAGCgcctgcgccggcggccgcggcacAGCCACAGCGCCAGCAGCGCGCACCGCCGGCGGCGTTCGCGTACCAGCGCGCGGCCACTCCGTACTCGCCGTATTCCTACCGCCCAGGTtactcccccgccgccgccatctacGCCGCAGCCTATGGCGCCGCGTACTTCGAGATGACTCTCCTGCCGGGCGCCTACGTCGCGCCCGAGCTCAACCGTCCGGCGAGCAGCGCGCTGAGCAGCGCCGGGCCCGTCGGCGCCTCGCTGTCCCTCTCTGCTGCCGCCCCAGAGCGCCTGATCGAGCCTGATCAGGCCGTGGTCGGGGACAACTTCACCGACGACGGCGCGCCCTCGTCTGCTGCGcgcgccttcttctggtga